CTGGGAGGACCACGCCTACGACACGATGAAGGGATCCGATTACCTCGGGGACGCCCCCGCGATCGAGACCCTCTGTCAGGACAGCCCGAAGGAGACGATCCAGCTCGAACACTGGGGGATGCCGTTCTCCCGCGAGGAGGACGGCAGGGTCTCCCAGCGCCCGTTCGGCGGACTGTCGTTCCCGCGAACCACCTACGCCGGGGCCGAAACCGGCCACCACCTGCTGCACACGCTGTATCAGCAGGTCGTCAAACGCGGGATCACGGTCTACGACGAGTGGTACGTCAGCCGCCTCGCGGTGACGGAGGACCCCGACCCCGAGAAACGCGAGTGTCACGGGGTCGTCGCCTTCGACGTCCAGACCGGCGAGGTCGCGGGATTTCGGGCGCGAAACGGCGTCATCCTCGCGACCGGCGGCCCGGGCCAGGTCTTCGATCACACCACCAACGCCGTCTCGAACACGGGCGACGGCCCCGCGATGGCCTACCGGGCGGGCGTCCCGATGGAGGACATGGAGTTCATCCAGTTCCACCCGACGACGCTGCCCTCGACGGGCGTGCTGATCTCCGAGGGCGTTCGAGGGGAAGGCGGGATCCTCTACAACGAGAAGGGCGAGCGGTTCATGTTCGAGCACGGCTACGCATCGAACTCCGGCGAGCTCGCCTCCCGGGACGTGGTCGCGCGTGCGGAGCTCACCGAGGTCAACGAGGGTCGTGGCGTCGACGACGAGTACGTTCACCTCGACATGCGCCACCTCGGCGAGGAGCGCATCATCGACCGACTGGAGAACATCCTGCATCTCGCGGGCGACTTCGAGGGTGTCGACGGGCTGGTCGAGCCGATGCCGGTCAAGCCCGGCCAGCACTACGCGATGGGCGGGATCGAAACCGACGAGAACGGCGAGACGCTCGTTTCCGGACTCTATGCCGTCGGCGAGTGTGCCTGTGTCTCGGTTCACGGCTCGAACCGCTTGGGCGGCAACGCGCTACCCGAACTCATTGTCTTCGGTGCGCGTGCGGGCCGACACGCGTCCGGGACGGACCTCGGCGAGGCGATCATCGAGACGGGCAAGACCGAGGACACGGAGATCGGAGAGGTCGATACCCCGGTCGCACCGGGTGCGATTCACGCGGGCGACACCGACGAGGACGCGGTCGCCGACGGGGGGGATCCCCGAAGCGAGGGGGCAGGTGTCATTCCCGAACCGAACGAGGTCGTCGAGCGAGCCCTCAAGGCCGAGAACCGGCGGATCGATCACCTGATGGAGAAAGACGAAGGGATCCAGCAGGCAGAACTCCGCGAGAAGCTTCAGAAGACGATGACCCGGAACGTCAACGTCTTTCGGACCGAAGAGGGGCTCAAGCAGGCACTGCGTGACATTCGTGAGGTGCGAGAACAGTACCAGGACGTCTACGTCGACGACCCTTCGCGCACCTTCAACACCGACCTCCAGCAGACCATCGAGATGCGGAACCTGATCGACACCGCCGAGGCGATCACGCTCGGTGCGCTCGCACGCGACGAGTTCCGTGGTGCCCACTGGCGCCAGGAGTATCAGGAACGGAGGGACGAA
The sequence above is a segment of the Halalkalicoccus subterraneus genome. Coding sequences within it:
- a CDS encoding FAD-binding protein, giving the protein MHEHDVLVVGAGGAGLRAAIAAHEEGADVALVTKLHPVRSHTGAAEGGINAALRDGDSWEDHAYDTMKGSDYLGDAPAIETLCQDSPKETIQLEHWGMPFSREEDGRVSQRPFGGLSFPRTTYAGAETGHHLLHTLYQQVVKRGITVYDEWYVSRLAVTEDPDPEKRECHGVVAFDVQTGEVAGFRARNGVILATGGPGQVFDHTTNAVSNTGDGPAMAYRAGVPMEDMEFIQFHPTTLPSTGVLISEGVRGEGGILYNEKGERFMFEHGYASNSGELASRDVVARAELTEVNEGRGVDDEYVHLDMRHLGEERIIDRLENILHLAGDFEGVDGLVEPMPVKPGQHYAMGGIETDENGETLVSGLYAVGECACVSVHGSNRLGGNALPELIVFGARAGRHASGTDLGEAIIETGKTEDTEIGEVDTPVAPGAIHAGDTDEDAVADGGDPRSEGAGVIPEPNEVVERALKAENRRIDHLMEKDEGIQQAELREKLQKTMTRNVNVFRTEEGLKQALRDIREVREQYQDVYVDDPSRTFNTDLQQTIEMRNLIDTAEAITLGALARDEFRGAHWRQEYQERRDEKWLKHTLLSWNNGTPELWYKPVILEGEDKTYEPKIRSY